A section of the Aricia agestis chromosome 4, ilAriAges1.1, whole genome shotgun sequence genome encodes:
- the LOC121725901 gene encoding steroid hormone receptor ERR1-like isoform X2, which produces MDWMEMEDVVQIMSAVSEGSQPLLRRVKQEAETPTSYSSPDLHRPMPMMQPCLDLEPKEEMKYTVSPGEASLVGNASPEQQHCSSTTVAAATGNREDDAQRRLCLVCGDVSSGFHYGVASCEACKAFFKRTIQGNIEYTCPAANECEINKRRRKACQACRFRKCLRMGMLREGVRLDRVRGGRQKYRRAPDAPQPTQPRPHIDDIKVLEALASYEPEMLTCGTPPAGVTDPSARTLALLADLYDRELVGVIGWAKQIPGFTDLALNDQMRLLQSTWAEMLSLMVAYRSMSATGALRLRFAADLALDEQQARDIGAHDLFLQMAGVVRRLERASALREECFLLKALALANSEARLDEHAALRRFRDHILAALNDAVAALRPYNANAALQQLLLVLPALRHADVAVRRFWSGVHRDRRAPMNKLFVEMLEACMR; this is translated from the exons GTGCAGATTATGTCTGCGGTAAGCGAGGGGTCGCAGCCGCTGTTGCGGCGCGTAAAGCAGGAGGCTGAGACCCCCACCTCCTACTCCTCGCCCGACCTCCACCGACCCATGCCGATGATGCAGCCCTGC CTGGACTTGGAGCCCAAAGAGGAGATGAAGTACACGGTGTCCCCGGGCGAGGCGAGCCTGGTGGGCAACGCGAGCCCCGAGCAGCAGCACTGCTCCTCCACCACGGTCGCAGCGGCCACCGGCAACAGGGAGGACGACGCCCAGCGCCGCCTGTGCCTCGTCTGCGGCGACGTGTCCTCGGGGTTCCACTACGGAGTCGCCAGCTGTGAGGCCTGCAAGGCCTTCTTCAAGCGCACCATACAG GGCAACATCGAGTACACTTGCCCGGCGGCGAACGAGTGCGAGATCAACAAGCGGCGGCGGAAGGCGTGCCAGGCGTGCCGCTTCCGCAAGTGTCTGCGCATGGGCATGCTGCGGGAGGGCGTGCGCCTCGACCGCGTGCGCGGCGGCCGGCAGAAGTACCGCCGGGCGCCCGACGCGCCCCAGCCCACGCAGCCCAGACCGCACATTGATGATATCAAG GTATTAGAAGCGCTAGCGTCGTACGAGCCAGAGATGCTGACGTGCGGGACGCCGCCGGCAGGTGTGACAGACCCGTCGGCGCGGACGCTCGCGCTGCTAGCCGATCTGTACGACAGAGAGCTGGTGGGAGTCATCGGCTGGGCCAAACAGATACCCGGCTTCACGGATTTGGCGCTTAATGATCAG ATGCGGCTGCTGCAAAGCACGTGGGCGGAGATGCTGAGCCTGATGGTGGCGTACCGCAGCATGTCGGCGACGGGCGCGCTGCGGCTGCGGTTCGCCGCCGACCTTGCGCTCGACGAGCAGCAGGCGAGGGACATCGGCGCCCACGACCTGTTCCTACAG ATGGCGGGCGTGGTCCGGCGGCTGGAGCGGGCGTCGGCGCTGCGCGAGGAGTGCTTCCTGCTGAAGGCGCTGGCTCTCGCCAACTCGGAGGCGCGGCTGGACGAGCACGCCGCGTTGCGCCGCTTCCGCGACCACATACTCGCCGCGCTCAACGACGCCGTGGCTGCACTtag GCCGTACAACGCGAACGCGGCACTGCAACAGCTGCTGCTAGTGCTGCCGGCGCTGCGGCACGCGGACGTAGCGGTGCGCCGCTTCTGGTCGGGCGTGCACCGCGACCGCCGCGCCCCCATGAACAAGCTCTTCGTCGAGATGTTAGAGGCCTGCATGCGGTAG
- the LOC121725901 gene encoding steroid hormone receptor ERR1-like isoform X1, which translates to MCFCNMKMFFARLCQCSFSVQIMSAVSEGSQPLLRRVKQEAETPTSYSSPDLHRPMPMMQPCLDLEPKEEMKYTVSPGEASLVGNASPEQQHCSSTTVAAATGNREDDAQRRLCLVCGDVSSGFHYGVASCEACKAFFKRTIQGNIEYTCPAANECEINKRRRKACQACRFRKCLRMGMLREGVRLDRVRGGRQKYRRAPDAPQPTQPRPHIDDIKVLEALASYEPEMLTCGTPPAGVTDPSARTLALLADLYDRELVGVIGWAKQIPGFTDLALNDQMRLLQSTWAEMLSLMVAYRSMSATGALRLRFAADLALDEQQARDIGAHDLFLQMAGVVRRLERASALREECFLLKALALANSEARLDEHAALRRFRDHILAALNDAVAALRPYNANAALQQLLLVLPALRHADVAVRRFWSGVHRDRRAPMNKLFVEMLEACMR; encoded by the exons GTGCAGATTATGTCTGCGGTAAGCGAGGGGTCGCAGCCGCTGTTGCGGCGCGTAAAGCAGGAGGCTGAGACCCCCACCTCCTACTCCTCGCCCGACCTCCACCGACCCATGCCGATGATGCAGCCCTGC CTGGACTTGGAGCCCAAAGAGGAGATGAAGTACACGGTGTCCCCGGGCGAGGCGAGCCTGGTGGGCAACGCGAGCCCCGAGCAGCAGCACTGCTCCTCCACCACGGTCGCAGCGGCCACCGGCAACAGGGAGGACGACGCCCAGCGCCGCCTGTGCCTCGTCTGCGGCGACGTGTCCTCGGGGTTCCACTACGGAGTCGCCAGCTGTGAGGCCTGCAAGGCCTTCTTCAAGCGCACCATACAG GGCAACATCGAGTACACTTGCCCGGCGGCGAACGAGTGCGAGATCAACAAGCGGCGGCGGAAGGCGTGCCAGGCGTGCCGCTTCCGCAAGTGTCTGCGCATGGGCATGCTGCGGGAGGGCGTGCGCCTCGACCGCGTGCGCGGCGGCCGGCAGAAGTACCGCCGGGCGCCCGACGCGCCCCAGCCCACGCAGCCCAGACCGCACATTGATGATATCAAG GTATTAGAAGCGCTAGCGTCGTACGAGCCAGAGATGCTGACGTGCGGGACGCCGCCGGCAGGTGTGACAGACCCGTCGGCGCGGACGCTCGCGCTGCTAGCCGATCTGTACGACAGAGAGCTGGTGGGAGTCATCGGCTGGGCCAAACAGATACCCGGCTTCACGGATTTGGCGCTTAATGATCAG ATGCGGCTGCTGCAAAGCACGTGGGCGGAGATGCTGAGCCTGATGGTGGCGTACCGCAGCATGTCGGCGACGGGCGCGCTGCGGCTGCGGTTCGCCGCCGACCTTGCGCTCGACGAGCAGCAGGCGAGGGACATCGGCGCCCACGACCTGTTCCTACAG ATGGCGGGCGTGGTCCGGCGGCTGGAGCGGGCGTCGGCGCTGCGCGAGGAGTGCTTCCTGCTGAAGGCGCTGGCTCTCGCCAACTCGGAGGCGCGGCTGGACGAGCACGCCGCGTTGCGCCGCTTCCGCGACCACATACTCGCCGCGCTCAACGACGCCGTGGCTGCACTtag GCCGTACAACGCGAACGCGGCACTGCAACAGCTGCTGCTAGTGCTGCCGGCGCTGCGGCACGCGGACGTAGCGGTGCGCCGCTTCTGGTCGGGCGTGCACCGCGACCGCCGCGCCCCCATGAACAAGCTCTTCGTCGAGATGTTAGAGGCCTGCATGCGGTAG
- the LOC121725901 gene encoding steroid hormone receptor ERR1-like isoform X3 — translation MSAVSEGSQPLLRRVKQEAETPTSYSSPDLHRPMPMMQPCLDLEPKEEMKYTVSPGEASLVGNASPEQQHCSSTTVAAATGNREDDAQRRLCLVCGDVSSGFHYGVASCEACKAFFKRTIQGNIEYTCPAANECEINKRRRKACQACRFRKCLRMGMLREGVRLDRVRGGRQKYRRAPDAPQPTQPRPHIDDIKVLEALASYEPEMLTCGTPPAGVTDPSARTLALLADLYDRELVGVIGWAKQIPGFTDLALNDQMRLLQSTWAEMLSLMVAYRSMSATGALRLRFAADLALDEQQARDIGAHDLFLQMAGVVRRLERASALREECFLLKALALANSEARLDEHAALRRFRDHILAALNDAVAALRPYNANAALQQLLLVLPALRHADVAVRRFWSGVHRDRRAPMNKLFVEMLEACMR, via the exons ATGTCTGCGGTAAGCGAGGGGTCGCAGCCGCTGTTGCGGCGCGTAAAGCAGGAGGCTGAGACCCCCACCTCCTACTCCTCGCCCGACCTCCACCGACCCATGCCGATGATGCAGCCCTGC CTGGACTTGGAGCCCAAAGAGGAGATGAAGTACACGGTGTCCCCGGGCGAGGCGAGCCTGGTGGGCAACGCGAGCCCCGAGCAGCAGCACTGCTCCTCCACCACGGTCGCAGCGGCCACCGGCAACAGGGAGGACGACGCCCAGCGCCGCCTGTGCCTCGTCTGCGGCGACGTGTCCTCGGGGTTCCACTACGGAGTCGCCAGCTGTGAGGCCTGCAAGGCCTTCTTCAAGCGCACCATACAG GGCAACATCGAGTACACTTGCCCGGCGGCGAACGAGTGCGAGATCAACAAGCGGCGGCGGAAGGCGTGCCAGGCGTGCCGCTTCCGCAAGTGTCTGCGCATGGGCATGCTGCGGGAGGGCGTGCGCCTCGACCGCGTGCGCGGCGGCCGGCAGAAGTACCGCCGGGCGCCCGACGCGCCCCAGCCCACGCAGCCCAGACCGCACATTGATGATATCAAG GTATTAGAAGCGCTAGCGTCGTACGAGCCAGAGATGCTGACGTGCGGGACGCCGCCGGCAGGTGTGACAGACCCGTCGGCGCGGACGCTCGCGCTGCTAGCCGATCTGTACGACAGAGAGCTGGTGGGAGTCATCGGCTGGGCCAAACAGATACCCGGCTTCACGGATTTGGCGCTTAATGATCAG ATGCGGCTGCTGCAAAGCACGTGGGCGGAGATGCTGAGCCTGATGGTGGCGTACCGCAGCATGTCGGCGACGGGCGCGCTGCGGCTGCGGTTCGCCGCCGACCTTGCGCTCGACGAGCAGCAGGCGAGGGACATCGGCGCCCACGACCTGTTCCTACAG ATGGCGGGCGTGGTCCGGCGGCTGGAGCGGGCGTCGGCGCTGCGCGAGGAGTGCTTCCTGCTGAAGGCGCTGGCTCTCGCCAACTCGGAGGCGCGGCTGGACGAGCACGCCGCGTTGCGCCGCTTCCGCGACCACATACTCGCCGCGCTCAACGACGCCGTGGCTGCACTtag GCCGTACAACGCGAACGCGGCACTGCAACAGCTGCTGCTAGTGCTGCCGGCGCTGCGGCACGCGGACGTAGCGGTGCGCCGCTTCTGGTCGGGCGTGCACCGCGACCGCCGCGCCCCCATGAACAAGCTCTTCGTCGAGATGTTAGAGGCCTGCATGCGGTAG
- the LOC121725896 gene encoding probable cleavage and polyadenylation specificity factor subunit 2 — MTSIVKLHCLSGAGDESPPCYVLQIDEFKFLLDCGWDEKFDIDIIKELKRHVNSIDAVLLSHSDPLHLGALPYAVGQLGLNCPIYATLPVYKMGQMFMYDLYQSHKNVEEFDLFTLDDVDTAFDRITQLKYNQSVDMKGKGLGLRITPIPAGHLLGGTIWRIAAPGEEDIVYAPDFNHKKERHLNGCEIEKIMRPSLLLLGAMNADYVQPRRRLRDEKLMTTILTTLRGGGSVLVCTDTAGRVLELAHMLDQLWRNKDSGLIAYSLLLLSNVSYNVVEFAKSQIEWMSDKLTRAFEGARSNPFALRHLQLCHSVAEVTRTPGPKVVLASFPDLETGYARDLFIQWAPNPQNSIVITSKTSPGTLARDLYDKGGDRNIEMMIRKRIRLEGAELEEFLQQQRNKIKDSIKEMETGISSDSESDGELEMLVVTGRHDIPARGGAAPAGCFKSNKRHYAMYPCHEERPRYDDYGEHIKPEDYRLAEIVDADGEIRDVLPAPPPKQEIEEVPMEIPTKCISSVRPIAVRAAIVAVELEGRCDGESLLRVVSHAKPRALVALRALPGARAALSKHCESEGIEKVFMPNRGEIVDATTESHIYQVKLTDGVMSSLVWKSAGGAELAWLSAVVAAPRSRDNAEESGVDDEMMSLEPCSAGAPHAASFINTVRLSELRASLARVGLAAEFVGGALECCNGTIAIRRLDNGKVALEGILSEEYYKVRELLYDQFAIV; from the exons ATGACTTCAATTGTAAAGTTACACTGCCTTTCTGGAGCTGGTGATGAGTCTCCACCATGCTACGTTTTACAGATAGATGAATTTAAGTTCTTGTTAGATTGTGGCTGGGATGAGAAGTTTGATATTGACATTATCAAGGAACTGAAAAG ACACGTAAACAGTATAGATGCAGTATTATTATCACATTCTGACCCTCTCCATCTCGGCGCGTTACCGTACGCTGTTGGGCAATTGGGACTCAACTGTCCTATATATGCCACGCTGCCTGTATACAAAATGGGTCAGATGTTTATGTATGACTTGTATCAATCTCACAAAAATGTGGAAGAGTTCGACTTGTTCACCCTTGATGATGTGGACACTGCTTTTGATAGAATCACACAGTTAAAATACAACCAGAGTGTGGATATGAAAG gaaaAGGTTTGGGTCTTCGGATAACTCCTATACCTGCTGGTCATCTTCTTGGAGGCACAATTTGGAGGATAGCAGCGCCAGGAGAAGAAGATATTGTCTATGCACCAGACTTTAACCATAAGAAGGAGAGGCATCTTAATGGCTGTGAGATAGAGAAAATCATGAGACCATCTCTGCTACTGCTTGGAGCTATGAACGCAGATTATGTGCAACCAAGAAGAAGATTGCGAGATGAAAAACTCATGA CCACAATATTGACCACTCTTCGGGGAGGTGGCTCAGTGCTGGTATGTACAGATACGGCTGGACGTGTGCTGGAGCTAGCTCACATGTTGGACCAGCTGTGGAGGAACAAGGACTCTGGACTCATAGCATATTCACTCCTACTGCTTTCCAATGTCAGCTATAATGTGGTTGAATTTGCAAAGTCACAG ATAGAATGGATGAGTGACAAATTGACCCGAGCTTTTGAAGGTGCTCGGAGTAACCCATTTGCCCTGAGGCATCTTCAACTCTGCCACTCAGTTGCCGAGGTGACCAGAACCCCAGGCCCCAAGGTTGTGCTGGCATCATTCCCAGACTTGGAGACAGGATACGCTAGAGATCTCTTCATCCAGTGGGCTCCAAACCCACAAAACTCTATTGTAATTACGTCAAA GACCTCACCTGGTACATTGGCTCGGGATTTGTATGACAAAGGCGGTGACCGGAACATTGAGATGATGATCCGGAAACGCATACGACTTGAAGGTGCAGAGTTGGAGGAGTTCTTACAACAGCAGCGGAACAAAATCAAAGATTCTATAAA GGAGATGGAGACGGGAATATCGTCGGACTCGGAGTCAGACGGCGAGCTGGAGATGTTAGTGGTGACGGGACGACACGACATCCCGGCTCGGGgcggcgccgcgcccgccgGCTGCTTCAAGTCCAACAAGCGACATTACGCCATGTACCCCTGTCATGAGGAGAGGCCGCGGTATGATGACTACGGAGAGCATATTAAG CCAGAAGACTACCGGTTGGCAGAAATAGTCGATGCGGACGGAGAAATCAGAGACGTCCTTCCCGCGCCCCCGCCAAAACAGGAGATTGAAG AGGTGCCAATGGAGATCCCCACGAAGTGTATATCGAGCGTGCGCCCCATCGCGGTGCGGGCGGCAATCGTCGCGGTGGAGCTGGAGGGGCGGTGCGACGGCGAGTCCCTCCTACGTGTGGTCTCGCACGCCAAGCCCCGCGCGTTAGTGGCGCTGCGAGCGCTGCCCGGTGCTAGAGCTGCGCTTAG taaACATTGTGAAAGCGAAGGAATAGAGAAGGTGTTTATGCCGAATCGTGGAGAGATCGTCGACGCCACTACGGAGTCTCATATTTACCAA GTGAAGCTAACAGACGGTGTGATGAGCAGCCTGGTGTGGAAGTCGGCGGGCGGCGCTGAGCTCGCCTGGCTGTCCGCCGTCGTCGCCGCGCCGCGCTCCAGGGACAATGCTGAAG AGTCCGGCGTCGACGACGAGATGATGTCGCTTGAGCCGTGCTCTGCGGGCGCGCCGCACGCCGCGTCGTTCATCAACACGGTGCGTCTCTCCGAGTTGCGCGCGTCGCTCGCTCGCGTCGGCCTGGCCGCGGAGTTCGTGGGCGGGGCTTTAGAGTGCTGTAACGGTACTATTGCGATACGACGG TTGGATAACGGCAAAGTGGCGTTGGAAGGCATTCTATCGGAGGAGTATTATAAAGTACGAGAGCTTCTCTACGACCAGTTCGCTATTGTTTAG